In Campylobacter vulpis, a genomic segment contains:
- the gltX gene encoding glutamate--tRNA ligase: MYRFAPSPTGDMHIGNLRAALINYLCSKQEKTDFILRIEDTDKARNIAGKEEEIKKILKLFGISWQHYYVQSENLKFHRQMALKLVSEKKAFACFCTEEELNTKKEAAKAQNKPYRYDGTCENLQDNDVLENEKPFVIRLKKPEKAMKFKDFIKGELCFEPENIDSFVIMRADKTPTYNFACAVDDMLEGVSCIIRGEDHVSNTPKQEHIRASLNYEKPMTYAHLPIILNEEGQKMSKREAHSSVKWLLESGILPSAVANYLLLLGNKTPCEIFTLDEAISWFDLQKLSKAPARFDLKKLLQINREHIKRLDDTSLNALLKTDKNLAPLAKFYTQEASTLVELKEKLEAIFAKKAYGEFEKECVILKEALEKCELKENYEEFKQELIKLSGLRGKNFFMPLRIVLTGSTHGPELTELYPYLKPFIKELARKV; encoded by the coding sequence AGATATGCATATAGGAAATTTAAGAGCGGCTTTGATTAATTACCTTTGTTCTAAGCAGGAAAAAACAGACTTTATCTTACGCATAGAAGATACAGATAAGGCTAGAAATATCGCAGGAAAAGAAGAGGAAATTAAGAAAATTTTAAAACTTTTTGGCATTTCTTGGCAGCATTATTATGTGCAAAGTGAAAATTTGAAATTTCACCGCCAAATGGCTTTAAAATTAGTCAGCGAAAAAAAGGCTTTTGCTTGTTTTTGCACCGAAGAAGAATTAAACACTAAAAAAGAAGCTGCTAAGGCACAAAATAAACCTTACCGCTATGATGGAACTTGTGAGAATTTGCAAGATAACGATGTTTTAGAAAATGAAAAGCCCTTTGTTATACGCCTTAAAAAACCAGAAAAAGCGATGAAATTTAAAGACTTTATTAAGGGGGAGCTTTGCTTTGAGCCTGAAAATATCGATAGTTTTGTCATTATGAGAGCGGATAAAACGCCTACTTATAATTTCGCTTGTGCGGTTGATGATATGCTTGAGGGTGTTTCGTGCATTATAAGAGGCGAGGATCATGTCTCTAACACGCCCAAGCAAGAGCATATCCGTGCAAGTTTGAATTATGAAAAGCCTATGACTTATGCACATTTGCCCATTATCCTTAATGAAGAGGGGCAAAAAATGAGTAAAAGAGAGGCACATTCTAGCGTAAAATGGCTTTTAGAGAGTGGGATTTTACCAAGTGCGGTGGCGAATTATTTATTATTACTTGGCAATAAAACCCCTTGCGAAATTTTTACCCTTGATGAGGCAATTTCGTGGTTTGACTTGCAAAAACTTTCTAAAGCACCGGCTAGATTTGACTTAAAAAAGCTTTTGCAAATCAATAGGGAGCATATTAAAAGACTTGATGATACAAGCTTAAACGCTCTTTTAAAGACGGATAAAAACTTAGCCCCTTTAGCGAAATTTTACACGCAAGAGGCTAGCACTTTGGTGGAGCTTAAAGAGAAATTGGAAGCCATTTTTGCCAAAAAAGCTTATGGTGAATTTGAGAAAGAATGTGTGATTTTAAAAGAGGCTTTAGAAAAATGTGAGCTAAAAGAAAACTACGAGGAATTTAAGCAAGAATTAATAAAACTTAGTGGCTTAAGGGGTAAAAACTTTTTTATGCCTTTAAGAATTGTGCTTACAGGCAGCACACACGGACCCGAGCTTACCGAGCTTTATCCTTACCTAAAGCCCTTTATAAAAGAACTAGCGAGAAAGGTTTAA